Proteins encoded together in one Mastacembelus armatus chromosome 15, fMasArm1.2, whole genome shotgun sequence window:
- the pcnx2 gene encoding pecanex-like protein 1 isoform X2: protein MGSQVVQTLRQGVWASLTGGWYHDPDQNKFNNSCHLYLWIFLLMLPLSLHLALPPTAMALSIYCTSITVFFILIKVANYRLHLMFDDGEAVVRSSLSDLSKAPEKKSNASDSCLPASIRKSSTVPDSVAMTMMARKRPSPVIQVTVKQTETDPGLIGVECSKSDEMKTLEGQGESAAEERPVEGSLHPSPDPSPDDLSSPNREKAAPLLQAQQRPPSQSEREEMQPGSASETEKMDAEISETGDVKGTDRSVEGIDREQSEQEGTAEKDSEQHRIEDKDFNDKEIAEREIADEGLPPSKGSENESEEESEGQKEPSDANINSLETPQDCQDDFINNPRPAARVEPLEETYCSDEIEVVLVDNSCPGPASVRLDDSDTVKIIITMSCDPQTAAQLEESVKQSLLENVQAQKDAGECHIKIPIITFDSPEEEMQKVGQGEEVSGSEDDPTPKQKLPTSQSEEFHLCRETTTSESITMECPDLEQEHLGMKMTNDQTPSPQLTNDNSSSGIDVHSHPDDTDPLDPNVDSQGFLRLPPALGRYGPGGRTHIRGLSMDSGKDAVLLSDRSHNTNTMTSSKSDLEAKEGQIPNESNFLEFVSLLGSLSTRAAGANTQEEGTLECKQEAGTAEEGEAQQDLSVTSKLEETITETNPDNKPERPKPPTSLLTDKLQALPPPHIPIVSPDSPQTDREKDPDYDSLPSQTSQSESSMLQVICRPEATNKEEAYTFHTVHRDRPRKLYAERALNLPLGAELITGNMCDLLSTSSNSECQDGLAGSHTDCPFQRRIIPAHRLRPRRTHPEIFQEEDSLDESSETSTQEKPSRKIYYKLKLFPGKWINILYDRLTLLALLDRNQDVLENLVAVFMAFLVAFLGFVLLNHGCFKDFWVFQFCLVIASCQYSLLKSVQPDAASPTHGHNQLVAYSRAAYFCIFCALIWILEQLLRLSDLPVSTLYGVTIVCHDALRFLRDLLVGFTYCFPITFLVGLFPQINTFVIYLLEQIDMHLFGGTAATSLNSAVYSILRSLIALSLLYGFCFGALKEPWDEQHTPALFSGFCGLLVVFSYHLSRQSSDPSTLLSLIKSKIMPALVESEEEEEEDTDIKDPLPEKLQNSVKEILLSDVVVCSVAYILTFAITASTVFLSLKPFVTIVLYALAGTVGFVTHYLIPQLRKHHPWLWISHPVLKTKEYHQFEPREDAVLMWFERLYVGLLCFEKYVVYPAIVLSALTNDGFALSHRKKLGIHCDVLLTTVAGLKLLRSSFCNPSFQFLTLLFTLVFFHFDCPRASESFLLDFFIMSIVFHKMRELLLKLHFILVYIAPWQIAWGSAFHAFAQPFAVPHSAMLLLQTLLTTVFYTPLAPFLGSAIFISSYPRPIKFWERNYNTKRIDNSNSRLVSQVDKETGCDDNNLNSIFYEYLTRSLQHSLCGDLMLGRWGNYSSGDCFILASDYLNALVHLIEIGNGLVTFQLRGLEFRGTYCQQREVEAITEGVEEDDACCCCEPGHLPHMLSCNAAFNLRWLAWEVMATKYLLEGYSISENNAATMLQVYDLRKLLITYYLKSIIYYLIQSPKLSTWLKDATIHEALQSYTKWHHIERDPQVFSVKIDEDYVHCLQGVTRASFCNVYLEWIQYCAGKMETRVDCDEDSPLVTLSYALSVLGRRSLGTASHNMSNSLESFLYGFNTLFKGDFRIATKDEWVFSDLDLLQKVVAPAVRMSLKLHQDHFTCLEETEEASILYEAITNYRSSLVICHESDPAWRKAVLSSRDTLLTLRHMIDDGTDEYKIIMLYKRHLSFKVIKINKECVRGLWAGQQQELVFLRNRNPERGSIQNSKQALRNMVNSSCDQPLGYPMYVSPLTTSYAGTHRTLRGIGGGALSLDAIRSWICSKWLRVRKDNLTSCNSGVNMEDVDCGAGGSSSLSHNRPSSVTSNSLSLYQHRARTTHSHRHHNAARREYRSRSVQPQSQRPPVSSQSGPILDSGSTHGLVQRLSNSQLSFNTSIASIFSQVPRLSAAGGVNSQVQASQHQQRSSQVSSSSSTLSLLFGKRSFSSGLVISGLSAAEGGNTTDTQSSSSVNIAIGPSHRSSSRATQWTSEPYESIDATCSSAAITVKDGTQSGDRGCSQGLDKTQEDSASTAPEATDQKTV from the exons atgGGCTCCCAGGTCGTGCAGACCCTGCGTCAGGGAGTCTGGGCATCCCTGACCGGGGGCTGGTACCACGACCCGGACCAGAACAAATTCAACAACTCCTGCCACCTCTATCTATGGATATTTCTCCTGATGTTGCCCCTGTCTCTCCATCTG GCCCTGCCCCCTACCGCCATGGCTTTGAGCATCTACTGCACCTCAATCACTGTATTCTTCATCCTGATCAAGGTGGCCAACTATCGGCTGCACCTGATGTTCGATGATGGTGAGGCGGTGGTCCGCAGCAGCCTTTCTGACCTCAGCAAGGCTCCAGAGAAGAAAAGTAACGCCTCAGACTCCTGTCTGCCTGCTAGCATCAG GAAGAGCAGCACAGTGCCCGACAGTGTTGCCATGACGATGATGGCCAGGAAACGTCCCAGTCCTGTGATCCAGGTGACAGTGAAGCAGACTGAAACTGACCCAGGACTGATTGGGGTG GAATGTTCAAAGTCAGATGAGATGAAGACATTAGAAG GACAGGGTGAGAGTGCTGCAGAGGAGAGGCCTGTGGAGGGAAGCCTACACCCAAGCCCGGATCCTTCTCCAGATGACCTGTCTAGCCCTAATCGTGAAAAGGCCGCCCCCCTGCTGCAGGCCCAGCAGAGGCCCCCATCTCAATCTGAAAGAGAAGAGATGCAGCCAGGATCTGCtagtgagacagagaaaatggatGCAGAAATATCTGAAACTGGAGATGTGAAGGGAACAGACAGGTCTGTGGAGGGTATAGACAGAGAGCAGTCAGAACAGGAAGGAACAGCAGAGAAAGACTCAGAGCAGCACAGAATAGAGGACAAAGACTTCAACGATAAAGAGATTGCAGAAAGGGAAATAGCTGATGAAGGTCTACCTCCCTCCAAAGGAAGTGAAAATGAGAGTGAGGAGGAGAGTGAGGGGCAAAAAGAGCCCTCAGATGCAAACATTAACTCACTGGAGACTCCTCAGGACTGCCAAGATGATTTTATCAACAACCCCAGACCTGCTGCACGA GTGGAGCCATTGGAGGAGACATACTGTTCTGATGAGATTGAGGTGGTTCTGGTAGACAACTCTTGTCCTGGGCCTGCGTCTGTTCGCCTGGATGACAGCGACACAGTAAAGATCATCATCACCATGAGCTGTGATCCTCAGACTGCTGCTCAGCTGGAGGAGAGCGTCAAGCAGAGCCTCCTGGAAAATGTACAG GCTCAGAAGGATGCAGGAGAGTGTCACATCAAAATCCCCATCATCACGTTTGACTCCCCTGAGGAGGAGATGCAGAAGGTGGGACAGGGAGAAGAAGTGTCTGGTTCAGAGGACGACCCTACCCCAAAACAGAAACTACCAACTAGTCAAAGTGAAGAGTTTCACCTGTGCAGAGAAACAACTACCTCTGAGTCGATCACAATGGAGTGTCCAGATCTAGAACAGGAACATCTTGGGATGAAGATGACTAATGATCAAACTCCAAGCCCTCAGCTAACTAATGATAACAGTTCATCAGGTATTGATGTGCACTCCCACCCTGATGACACGGATCCTCTGGATCCCAATGTGGATTCACAAGGTTTCCTGCGTCTACCGCCAGCTTTGGGCCGCTATGGGCCCGGAGGAAGGACTCACATCCGTGGACTGAGCATGGACAGTGGAAAGGACGCTGTACTGCTTTCAGACCGCTCACATAACACA AACACTATGACCAGTTCCAAGTCAGATCTGGAAGCAAAGGAAGGACAGATTCCCAACGAATCCAACTTCTTGGAATTTGTGTCCTTGTTGGGATCCCTCAGTACCAGAGCAGCAGGGGCCAACACGCAGGAAGAagggacactggaatgcaaaCAGGAAGCCGGAACTGCAGAGGAAGGTGAAGCTCAGCAAG ATCTGAGTGTGACTTCCAAACTAGAGGAGACGATAACAGAAACTAACCCCGACAACAAACCAGAGAGACCCAAACCACCCACCAGTCTGCTCACTGACAAACTACAGGCTTTACCACCCCCACACATCCCAATAGTGTCTCCTGACAG tccacagacagacagagagaaggatcCAGACTATGATTCCCTGCCCTCACAAACTTCTCAGTCAGAGAGCTCCATGCTGCAGGTTATCTGCAGACCAGAGGCTACCAACAAAGAAGAGGCCTACACCTTCCATACTGTACATA GAGACAGGCCTCGCAAGTTGTATGCAGAGCGAGCGCTCAACCTACCGCTGGGAGCTGAGCTCATCACTGGCAACATGTG tgacCTGCTGTCAACTTCTTCCAACTCGGAGTGTCAGGATGGCCTGGCGGGCAGCCACACTGACTGTCCTTTCCAGCGACGCATCATCCCTGCACACAGACTTCGACCAAGAAGGACTCACCCTGAGATCTTCCAG gAAGAAGACTCTTTGGATGAGTCATCTGAGACATCTACTCAGGAAAAACCATCCCGGAAGATTTATTACAAACTTAAACTGTTTCCTGGGAAGTGGATCAACATTTTATATGACCGACTCACCCTGCTTGCCCTCCTGGACAG AAACCAGGATGTTCTGGAGAATCTAGTTGCAGTCTTTATGGCCTTCCTAGTTGCCTTCCTGGGTTTTGTGCTTCTAAACCATGGTTGCTTCAAAGACTTCTGGGTCTTCCAGTTCTGCCTGGTCATAGCCAGCTGTCAATACTCCCTACTGAAG AGTGTTCAACCAGATGCAGCTTCACCAACACAT GGTCACAACCAGCTGGTGGCCTACAGCCGAGCAGCCTACTTCTGTATTTTCTGCGCTCTGATCTGGATTCTGGAGCAGCTACTGAGGCTGAGCGACCTGCCTGTTTCCACCCTGTACGGCGTCACCATCGTCTGCCATGATGCACTGCGCTTCTTACGAGATCTACTAGTGG GTTTTACCTACTGCTTCCCAATTACCTTCCTGGTGGGCCTTTTTCCTCAGATCAACACCTTCGTCATCTACCTGCTGGAGCAGATTGACATGCACCTTTTTGGAGGAACAG CTGCTACGAGCCTCAACTCTGCAGTCTACAGCATCCTACGCAGTCTGATCGCTCTGTCTCTGCTCTACGGCTTCTGCTTCGGAGCTCTGAAG GAGCCGTGGGATGAGCAGCACACTCCAGCTCTGTTCTCTGGTTTCTGTGGCCTTTTGGTGGTCTTCTCCTATCACCTCAGTCGACAGAGCAGTGACCCGTCTACACTGCT ttctCTGATCAAGTCAAAGATAATGCCCGCTTTGGTggagagtgaggaagaggaggaggaggatacAGACATCAAAGACCCACTGCCTGAAAAACTGCAGAACTCTGTG AAGGAGATCCTGCTATCAGATGTGGTTGTGTGCTCTGTTGCCTACATCCTAACCTTCGCTATAACTGCGAGcactgtatttctgtctctcaAG CCCTTTGTGACCATTGTGTTGTACGCACTGGCGGGGACGGTGGGGTTTGTCACTCACTACCTCATCCCCCAGTTAAGGAAGCATCACCCTTGGTTGTGGATCTCCCACCCAGTCCTCAAGACAAAGGAGTACCACCAGTTTGAACCCAGAG AAGATGCTGTGCTGATGTGGTTTGAGCGACTGTATGTGGGGCTCCTGTGCTTTGAGAAGTACGTGGTGTACCCCGCCATTGTGCTGAGCGCACTCACTAATGATGGATTCGCCCTTAGTCACCGCAAGAAGCTGGGAATTCA CTGTGATGTTCTCCTGACAACAGTTGCTGGACTGAAACTCCTGCGTTCATCCTTCTGCAACCCTAGCTTCCAGTTCCTCACTCTGCTTTTTACACTCGTCTTTTTCCACTTCGACTGTCCGCGTGCCTCCGAGAGCTTCCTGCTGGACTTCTTCATTATGTCTATTGTCTTCCACAAG ATGCGTGAGCTGTTGTTGAAGCTGCATTTCATCCTGGTTTACATTGCTCCCTGGCAGATCGCCTGGGGCAGTGCTTTCCATGCCTTTGCCCAACCATTTGCTGTGCCTC actcAGCCATGCTGCTGCTCCAGACGCTGCTCACCACCGTCTTCTACACCCCGCTGGCCCCCTTTCTGGGCAGtgccattttcatttcctcctaCCCACGGCCCATCAAGTTCTGGGAACGAAACTACAA CACAAAGCGTATTGACAACTCCAACAGCAGACTGGTGTCGCAAGTGGATAAGGAGACAG GATGTGATGATAACAACCTGAACTCCATCTTTTATGAGTACCTGACTCGCTCACTGCAGCACTCACTTTGTGGTGACCTTATGCTGGGCCGATGGGGCAACTACAGCTCTGGAGATTGTTTCATTCTGGCCTCTGACTACCTCAATGCCCTGGTCCACCTCATTGAGATCGGCAACGGGTTGGTCACTTTCCAGCTGAGGGGTCTGGAGTTCAGAG GCACATACTGCCAGCAGAGAGAGGTAGAAGCCATCACCGAGGGTGTGGAGGAAGACgatgcctgctgctgctgtgagccAGGCCACTTGCCTCACATGCTGTCATGCAATGCTGCTTTCAACCTGCGCTGGCTGGCCTGGGAGGTGATGGCCACCAAGTACCTGCTGGAGGGTTACAGCATCAGTGAAAACAATGCTGCCACCATGCTGCAAGTGTATGACCTGCGAAAGTTACTCATCACCTACTACCTGAAG AGTATTATCTATTACCTGATCCAGTCCCCCAAACTGTCCACCTGGCTCAAAGATGCCACCATCCATGAGGCGCTGCAGTCTTATACCAAGTGGCACCACATTGAGCGTGATCCCCAGGTCTTCAGTGTGAAGATCGATGAAGACTATGTGCATTGCCTGCAGGGAGTGACGCGTGCCAGCTTCTGCAACGTCTACCTGGAGTGGATCCAGTACTGTGCTGGGAAGATGGAGACG CGTGTGGACTGTGATGAAGACTCTCCTCTGGTGACTCTGTCTTATGCACTGTCTGTCCTGGGGAGGAGATCTCTTGGGACAGCATCACACAATATGTCCAACAG TCTGGAATCATTTCTCTACGGGTTCAACACTCTTTTTAAAGGCGACTTCCGCATCGCCACAAAGGATGAATGGGTTTTTTCTGATCTGGACCTCCTGCAGAAGGTGGTGGCTCCGGCTGTCAGAATGAGCCTCAAACTGCATCAG GATCACTTTACTTGcctggaggagacagaggaggcatCTATCTTGTATGAAGCCATCACAAACTACCGCAGCAGCCTGGTCATCTGCCATGAGAGTGACCCCGCTTGGCGTAAGGCAGTGCTCTCCAGCCGCGACACGCTGCTCACGTTGAGACACATGATCGATGATGGCACGGATGAGTATAAGATCATCATGCTATACAAACGCCATCTCAGCTTCAAGGTGATCAAG ATCAATAAGGAGTGTGTTAGGGGTCTGTGGGCTGGCCAGCAGCAAGAATTAGTGTTTTTACGGAACCGAAACCCAGAACGCGGCAGCATCCAGAACTCAAAGCAAGCCCTGAGGAACATGGTCAATTCGTCCTGTGACCAGCCGCTGGGATACCCCAT GTATGTGTCACCACTGACAACATCATATGCAGGAACACATCGTACACTCCGCGGCATCGGAGGAGGGGCTTTAAGTCTGGATGCCATTCGTTCCTGGATCTGCTCTAAATGGTTAAG GGTGCGTAAGGACAACCTGACTAGCTGTAACAGTGGTGTGAACATGGAGGATGTGGACTGCGGAGCCGGTGGCTCATCCTCATTGAGCCACAACCGCCCATCCTCAGTCACATCCAACAGCCTGAGCCTTTACCAGCACAGAGCCAGGacaacacacagccacagacatCACAATGCAG ccAGGAGAGAGTACCGCAGTCGTTCAGTGCAGCCTCAGAGTCAGCGTCCTCCTGTCAGCAGCCAGTCAGGGCCTATCCTGGACTCAGGCTCCACCCACGGGCTTGTCCAGCGTCTGTCCAACAGTCAGCTGTCCTTCAACACATCCATAGCCTCTATATTCTCccag GTCCCTCGCCTCTCGGCAGCAGGTGGGGTCAACTCCCAGGTCCAGGCATCGCAGCATCAGCAGCGCTCCAGCCAG GTCTCCTCATCCTCGTCCACACTCAGCTTGCTGTTTGGGAAGCGTAGTTTCTCCAGTGGCCTGGTTATTTCTGGGCTGTCTGCTGCTGAAGGGGGCAACACCACAGATACACAGTCCTCATCCAGCGTCAACATCGCCATTGGTCCCTCACACAGGTCCAGCAGCAGGGCCACACAG TGGACATCAGAGCCATATGAAAGTATAGATGCAACCTGTTCCAGTGCTGCTATCACAGTGAAAGACGGCACACAGTCAGGCGACAGAGGCTGTAGCCAGGGGTTAGACAAGACCCAGGAGGACTCTGCCTCAACAGCTCCGGAGGCAACAGATCAAAAGACTGTCTGA